In the Acropora muricata isolate sample 2 chromosome 10, ASM3666990v1, whole genome shotgun sequence genome, one interval contains:
- the LOC136931237 gene encoding AP-3 complex subunit beta-1-like: MSYNAERPIAERDVPETQTGGLFSSDFQRHDDLKTMLDSSKDNLKLDAMKRMIGMMADGRDISDLFAAVVKNVVSKNVEVKKLVYLYLVRYAEEQQDLALLSISTFQKGLKDPNQLIRGSALRVLSSIRVPVIAPIMMLAIKEGVSDMSPYVRKTAAHAIPKLYSLDPEQKDYLIEVIEKLLKDKTTLVAGSAVMAFEEVCPERIDLIHKNYRKLCNLLIDIDEWGQVAVIHMLTRYARTQFLDPNKEPLSEEFYPKSDNSEESENSDDEENPPKKQTYVMDPDHRLLLRSCKPLLQSRNSAVVMAVARVYHHLAPENEIGLVARSLVRLLRSHREVQTVVLSNIATMSAFSKGMFEPYLKGFFVHSNDPTHICLLKLEIMTNIAGETSIGTILREFQSYISSADKQFVASTIQAIGRCASNISEVTDTCLAGLVRLLSNRDEVVVAESVVVIKKLLQLKPKGNSDIIMHMAKLVDSITVPMARASILWLLGEYCERVPKVAPDVLRKMAKSFGSEEDIVKLQILNLGAKLFITNPKQTKLLGQYVLNLAKYDQSYDVRDRARFLRQLLIPNDTGGHLSKYVKKIFLASKPPPVIQSVFKDRQGFQVGSLSHMINLKATGYQELPSYPEEAPDPSVREVEVLSLWEPKKKNSKGKKSTFYSDSESGTGSQTESDSGSDSDEETETGTESDDEDESKSESESSTKTGSGNEEDSDESDEKFSDESDTESSEETSDSESEEERAPVKKPTKSPSKASKPEKVSSKTVSAPDKGNTLLILDGLDETASASVSSTSTNILSPSLASEMESLSLTSDVKTTVIAPLSSSFSSAKSYELLHRMQGKGLSGSFKFTRGPCIYATNMVAVEVTLVNNSDASISNIHVAEKKLASGMSMHEFQEVASLARGATISVTLGIDFNDTTQPANFNLCTLNNKFPVSIKAPVGELLQGCPMSEADFLAKQGKLRGLNENSGKLDIPADAASEEKVCSKLKEAAAVSYIGSEHLPDGDSNYRFASRTISGGTYVLVTVNVKASGKDCSITVNCEKMAISSMLVKEIKLALQ; this comes from the exons ATGATGGCTGATGGTAGGGACATCTCTGACCTTTTTGCAGCAGTAGTGAAAAATGTGGTTTCTAAGAATGTTGAG GTCAAGAAGCTGGTTTATTTGTATCTTGTTCGATATGCTGAGGAGCAGCAAGACTTGGCCCTCCTTTCCATCAGCACATTTCAAAAAGGACTGAAG gatcCCAACCAGCTTATCCGTGGAAGTGCTCTTAGGGTTCTTTCTAGCATTAGAGTCCCTGTGATTGCACCTATTATGATGTTAGCAATAAAAGAG GGTGTGTCTGACATGTCTCCTTATGTGCGTAAAACTGCTGCTCATGCCATTCCTAAGCTTTACAG TTTGGATCCCGAACAGAAAGATTATCTTATTGAGGTTATAGAGAAACttttaaaagacaaaacaaca CTCGTTGCAGGTAGTGCTGTGATGGCTTTTGAAGAAGTTTGTCCTGAGAGGATTGATTTAATTCACAAGAACTACCGAAAGCTGTGTAATTTGTTGATTGACATAGATGAGTGGGGACAAGTAGCTGTGATTCATATGTTGACAAGATATGCAAGAACACAGTTTCTTGATCCAAACAAAGAG CCTCTATCTGAGGAATTTTATCCCAAGTCGGATAACTCTGAAGAATCTGAGAATTCTGATGATGAGGAAAATCCTCCAAAGAAGCAGACGTATGTAATGGATCCTGATCACAGGTTGCTTTTGAGATCATGCAAGCCCCTTCTTCAGAGTCGAAATTCTGCA GTTGTGATGGCCGTAGCAAGAGTTTATCATCACTTAGCACCTGAAAATGAGATTGGCTTAGTTGCACGCTCCTTGGTCAGACTTCTCAGAAGCCACAG GGAGGTTCAAACAGTTGTTTTGAGTAACATAGCTACAATGTCAGCATTTTCAAAG GGAATGTTTGAGCCTTACCTTAAAGGCTTCTTTGTTCACTCAAATGATCCGACTCATATTTGTTTGTTAAAG CTTGAAATTATGACAAATATTGCTGGAGAGACTAGCATTGGGACAATACTCAGGGAATTTCAG AGCTATATTTCCAGTGCTGATAAGCAGTTTGTAGCTTCAACTATTCAAGCTATTGGTCGCTGTGCTTCCAACATTTCAGAGGTGACAGACACCTGTCTGGCAGGCTTGGTCAGACTCCTTTCTAATAGAGATG AGGTTGTTGTGGCAGAGAGTGTTGTAGTAATTAAAAAGCTTCTACAGCTTAAG CCCAAAGGAAATTCAGATATTATCATGCACATGGCAAAGTTAGTGGATTCAATTACG GTGCCAATGGCCAGAGCAAGTATACTGTGGTTGTTAGGAGAATACTGTGAAAGAGTCCCCAAGGTAGCACCAGATGTTCTCAGGAAGATGGCTAAATCATTTGGATCAGAG GAAGACATTGTCAAGTTACAAATCCTCAATTTAGGTGCTAAGCTCTTTATCACAAACCCCAAGCAG ACAAAACTTCTTGGTCAGTATGTCTTGAATCTGGCAAAGTATGATCAGAGTTATGATGTTCGTGACAGGGCTAGGTTTTTACGTCAGCTACTAATTCCAAACGATACG GGTGGCCATCTTAGCAAATATGTGAAGAAAATTTTCCTGGCATCAAAACCACCTCCTGTCATACAGTCTGTTTTTAAAG ATCGGCAAGGCTTCCAAGTTGGCTCCTTATCTCATATGATCAATCTTAAAGCCACAGGATACCAGGAATTGCCATCATATCCAGAGGAGGCTCCTGATCCATCAGTCAGAGAGGTGGAG GTCCTGTCACTTTGGGAACCCAAGAAGAAAAATTCTAAAGGAAAGAAGTCAACATTTTACTCAGACTCAGAATCAGGAACAGGATCTCAGACAGAATCAG ATTCTGGAAGTGATAGTGACGAGGAAACTGAGACTGGTACAGAATCTGATGACGAGGATGAAAGCAAAAGTGAATCAGAATCATCAACTAAAACTG GCAGTGGGAATGAAGAAGACAGTGACGAGAGTGATGAAAAGTTCTCAGATGAGTCAGACACTGAGAGCAGTGAGGAAACTTCCGACTCTGAAAGCGAAGAAGAGAGG GCTCCTGTGAAAAAGCCTACGAAGTCTCCATCTAAAGCTAGTAAACCAGAAAAAGTGTCAAGTAAAACAGTCTCTGCACCAGATAAAGGAAACACTCTGTTGATTCTGGATGGTT TGGATGAGACAGCGAGTGCCAGTGTTAGTTCTACATCCACCAACATCCTGTCTCCCAGTTTGGCTTCTGAAATGGAATCCTTATCTCTGACCAGTGATGTCAAAACTACTGTGATAGCTCCT CTCAGCTCAAGCTTCTCTTCAGCAAAATCCTATGAGCTGCTTCATCGCATGCAAGGCAAAGGACTCAGTGGTAGTTTCAAGTTTACACGAGGTCCCTGTATATATGCGACCAATATGGTGGCTGTTGAAGTCACATTAGTTAACAACTCAGACGCTTCAATTTCGAACATACATGTGGCTGAGAAG aaacttGCTTCAGGCATGAGTATGCATGAATTTCAGGAAGTTG CATCACTGGCCAGAGGAGCAACAATCTCAGTGACATTAGGGATTGATTTCAATGACACAACACAGCCagcaaattttaatttgtg TACGCTAAACAACAAATTTCCAGTGAGCATCAAGGCTCCTGTTGGAGAATTACTACAAGGATGTCCTATGAGTGAGGCAGATTTCCTGGCCAAACAAG GAAAGCTACGGGGCTTGAATGAGAATTCAGGAAAGCTGGATATTCCTGCTGATGCAGCTTCTGAAGAGAAAGTTTGTTCAAAGCTTAAGGAAGCAGCCGCTGTCTCCTACATTGGCTCTGAACACCTTCCTGACGGTGACTCCAACTACAGGTTTGCTAGCCGCACTATCTCTGGAGGAACTTATGTTCTTGTGACTGTAAATGTCAAAGCAAGTGGAAAGGACTGCTCTATTACTGTGAACTGTGAAAAGATGGCAATTAGTTCCATGCTTGTTAAGGAAATCAAACTAGCTTTGCAGTAA
- the LOC136931243 gene encoding protein FAM81A-like, which produces MEKPHSREGTSLPVLVSNNMDERLSRMENLEDRLAIQEKTTRALVGKALTAKEDAIESLSIAQMSWQGEKKARTLLQEHIRTITTVVKRLSKEIEVLQSEIRSKQSQFDGQSTAVKNLELHHVAGVTDLRGRAARCDSAIQRLVTDLRSHHEIMNDFKQKQELAIKDIRHQINEQDKSISKLLLRMDKCVMEQENTLRRLKGEADQRVEQLDSKTKSVVEDIRGNISSNRLWAESEYFKINQDVQTRLERFEGLMVERQDKLERRVDHYLAKVERILEEDKSKYYNIWEVRLKEVESEQAKLMHQAMVKMTDEYRHGFNSVHESISSLQRVLQAKLKLQEDDLRKAINNVLRMVVLV; this is translated from the coding sequence ATGGAGAAACCACACTCCAGAGAGGGAACAAGCCTTCCTGTTTTAGTTTCCAACAATATGGACGAGAGATTAAGCAGAATGGAAAATTTAGAAGATCGTTTGGCGATTCAAGAGAAAACTACCAGAGCACTAGTGGGCAAGGCGCTCACTGCCAAGGAAGACGCTATTGAAAGCCTCAGCATTGCCCAAATGAGCTGGCAAGGCGAGAAGAAAGCACGAACCTTGTTACAGGAACATATCCGAACGATAACAACTGTTGTTAAAAGATTAAGCAAGGAAATTGAAGTATTACAAAGCGAAATTCGATCCAAACAAAGCCAATTTGATGGACAAAGCACAGCTGTCAAAAACTTAGAACTTCATCACGTTGCCGGAGTTACGGATTTACGGGGCCGTGCGGCGAGGTGCGACTCAGCTATCCAGAGACTTGTTACAGATCTTAGGAGTCACCACGAGATCATGAACGATTTCAAACAAAAGCAAGAGCTTGCAATAAAAGATATTCGCCACCAAATAAATGAACAAGACAAGAGCATTTCCAAGTTGTTACTAAGAATGGATAAATGTGTCATGGAGCAGGAAAATACCCTTCGACGACTGAAGGGGGAAGCAGACCAGCGGGTTGAACAACTAGATTCAAAGACTAAATCAGTAGTTGAAGATATTCGAGGTAATATTTCGTCCAACCGTCTTTGGGCTGAATCAGAGTattttaaaataaaccaggaTGTTCAAACTCGGCTAGAAAGGTTTGAGGGTCTCATGGTGGAACGACAAGACAAGCTTGAACGAAGGGTGGATCACTACCTGGCCAAAGTCGAAAGGATACTCGAGGAGGATAAAAGCAAGTATTATAACATTTGGGAGGTCAGATTAAAGGAGGTGGAATCCGAACAAGCCAAACTTATGCATCAAGCAATGGTAAAAATGACGGATGAGTATAGACATGGCTTCAATAGTGTACATGAAAGTATTTCCAGCCTTCAGAGAGTCCTTCAGGCAAAACTGAAGTTACAGGAAGATGACTTAAGGAAAGCAATAAATAACGTTTTAAGAATGGTTGTACTTGTTTAA
- the LOC136931246 gene encoding protein Mis18-alpha-like, with amino-acid sequence MAANSLVPADSNITFEQSFTEGSPVVFQCKGCKSIVGDSCAFVSSDRELEVICVSAVTSIVTLGDVLETSTEGADMGSTFRPLHCSACDLIIGRVYKTTPKEFDIFRNMFCFNGEHIDSYQVGSVVDRQNTSATTEKILDIPTAKMLETRIAKVECVVMMLLEKVGQVVDSTNTENVSTMAENQPMERSIDCCDTMEEKEKDKVKKTSKKKRNYNID; translated from the exons atggcggcaaattcaCTTGTCCCAGCTGACTCCAATATCACATTCGAACAATCCTTTACAGAAGGTTCTCCTGTTGTTTTCCAGTGCAAAGGCTGTAAGAGTATAGTGGGAGATTCCTGTGCCTTTGTTTCCTCTGACCGAGAGCTGGAGGTCATCTGCGTCAGTG CTGTGACATCCATTGTTACTTTGGGGGATGTTTTGGAAACATCAACTGAAGGAGCAGACATGGGAAG CACATTTAGGCCTCTGCACTGTTCAGCCTGTGACTTAATAATTGGAAGAGTATACAAAACAACTCCTAAAGAGTTTGATATTTTCAG AAATATGTTTTGCTTCAATGGTGAACACATAGACAG CTATCAGGTTGGATCTGTTGTTGATAGGCAAAACACTTCAGCAACAACAGAGAAAATTCTGGACATACCAACAGCAAAGATGCTTGAAACAAGAATTGCAAAG GTTGAATGTGTTGTCATGATGCTGCTGGAAAAAGTGGGTCAAGTAGTGGACTCAACAAATACAGAAAATGTAAGCACAATGGCTGAAAACCAACCAATGGAAAGGTCAATTGATTGCTGTGACACAatggaagaaaaggaaaaagataaagtgaaaaaaacaagcaaaaagaaaagaaactataACATTGATTGA